A window of Sulfurimonas gotlandica GD1 contains these coding sequences:
- a CDS encoding HlyD family type I secretion periplasmic adaptor subunit: protein MSLKDKFVDYSYERKDIKKLSVKDEDDLEYMSSVSSAMLMQNNLKTKLLLWIGMFVIIWLIAWAYNAKIDALTRGQGKIIPSNKIQVIQNLEGGIVSELLVKEGDTVKKGDILVKIDDTNFASMFIESQLRYNELEAKTIRLLAESTGNAFSATKEIRKKSPELIKHEFSLYRTNKEQLNNNIMIYNRRLNQKRNELKEAQAKLIQLTNNYTLISREVALNKPLVKKGIVSEVEFLQLQRQQSTIQGEMGAIELSIPRLISVLEEQKDNIREVELAFHNAAKEAYNEAKAEMTRIKRTNIAREDKVQRTFVRSPVTGTIKQLLINTVGGVVKPGMDIIEIVPTQDNLLVEAKIRPADIAFLYPGQRAIVKFSAYDFAIYGSLQGTLTHISAGTIVDEIDKQSYYLVRVKTDKNYLGNEDKKLNVIVGMTADVDIITGKKTVLDYILKPILRARENVLSER, encoded by the coding sequence ATGAGTCTAAAAGATAAATTTGTAGATTATTCCTACGAAAGAAAAGATATTAAAAAACTATCTGTAAAAGATGAAGATGATTTAGAGTATATGAGCTCTGTCAGTTCAGCAATGTTAATGCAGAACAATCTCAAAACAAAGCTTTTGCTATGGATAGGAATGTTTGTAATTATTTGGTTGATTGCTTGGGCTTATAATGCAAAGATTGATGCTCTAACTCGTGGTCAAGGTAAAATTATTCCATCAAATAAAATACAAGTGATTCAAAACCTTGAAGGTGGAATTGTTAGCGAACTTCTTGTAAAAGAAGGTGATACTGTAAAAAAAGGAGATATCCTTGTCAAGATTGACGATACAAACTTTGCAAGTATGTTTATAGAATCTCAACTTCGATACAATGAACTAGAAGCAAAAACTATTCGTCTTTTAGCTGAATCAACTGGAAATGCATTTTCAGCTACTAAAGAGATAAGAAAAAAATCTCCTGAACTAATAAAACATGAATTTTCTCTATACAGAACTAATAAAGAACAGCTAAACAACAATATTATGATCTATAACCGCCGTCTTAATCAAAAAAGAAATGAATTAAAAGAGGCTCAGGCAAAGCTGATTCAGCTTACAAATAACTATACACTAATTTCAAGAGAAGTAGCCCTTAACAAACCTCTTGTTAAAAAAGGTATCGTCTCAGAAGTGGAATTTTTACAACTCCAAAGACAACAGAGTACTATCCAAGGTGAGATGGGTGCCATTGAACTCTCCATACCTCGTTTAATATCTGTTCTTGAAGAACAAAAAGACAATATTAGAGAAGTAGAACTAGCATTTCACAATGCTGCAAAAGAGGCTTATAATGAAGCTAAAGCAGAGATGACTAGGATAAAAAGAACAAATATTGCCAGAGAAGACAAGGTACAAAGAACCTTTGTACGTTCACCTGTAACAGGGACTATCAAGCAACTTTTAATAAATACTGTTGGCGGTGTTGTAAAGCCTGGAATGGATATAATAGAAATTGTACCGACTCAAGACAACTTACTTGTTGAAGCCAAAATCAGACCTGCTGATATCGCATTTTTATATCCTGGTCAAAGAGCAATCGTAAAATTCTCTGCCTATGATTTTGCTATTTATGGTTCACTTCAAGGAACTTTAACCCACATTAGTGCTGGCACGATTGTTGATGAAATAGATAAACAGAGTTACTATCTGGTTCGTGTTAAAACAGACAAAAATTATTTAGGAAATGAAGATAAAAAGCTAAATGTCATTGTTGGAATGACAGCAGATGTAG